A region of Cardinium endosymbiont of Sogatella furcifera DNA encodes the following proteins:
- the rplS gene encoding 50S ribosomal protein L19 has protein sequence MNNLIKYVEAMCNPQPARIFPSFKAGDTINVHVKIQEGNKVRIQQFQGAVIQRKNPNTNGETFTVRKVSKEVGVERIFPLLCPNIDKIEVKRKGRVRRARIYYLRGKQGKAARIKELR, from the coding sequence ATGAATAACTTAATAAAATATGTTGAGGCGATGTGTAATCCTCAACCTGCCCGTATATTCCCCTCTTTTAAGGCTGGAGATACCATAAACGTACATGTAAAAATACAAGAAGGGAACAAGGTGCGTATTCAACAATTTCAAGGAGCAGTTATCCAACGGAAAAATCCTAATACCAATGGAGAAACCTTTACCGTACGTAAAGTATCTAAGGAGGTTGGTGTGGAGCGTATTTTCCCCTTGCTTTGTCCCAACATTGATAAAATAGAAGTAAAAAGAAAAGGCCGTGTGCGTAGAGCCAGAATTTATTACCTACGTGGCAAACAAGGTAAAGCAGCACGTATTAAGGAGTTGAGATAA
- the yihA gene encoding ribosome biogenesis GTP-binding protein YihA/YsxC encodes MKIHSIALASSKASYTMCPQDTKPEVAFIGRSNVGKSSLINALLQRKQLARVSKVPGKTALIHHFLVNNQLYFVDLPGYGWAQVGHATKVRWGKMLRDYLLHRPNMSTAFLLMDAKIAPQAIDLACISWLGQHHIPFAIILTKADKKHKIVAHKHYMTLTHTLQQEWATIPPVFMVSAHNKLGMENVLGYIQAVTQPKDE; translated from the coding sequence ATGAAAATCCATTCTATTGCTCTGGCATCTAGTAAGGCGAGCTATACAATGTGCCCCCAAGATACTAAACCAGAAGTTGCTTTTATAGGCCGTTCTAATGTAGGTAAATCCTCGTTAATCAATGCGCTTTTACAGCGGAAGCAATTGGCTAGGGTATCTAAAGTGCCCGGGAAAACAGCACTGATCCATCACTTCTTAGTGAACAACCAACTCTATTTTGTAGATCTGCCAGGATATGGATGGGCACAGGTAGGGCATGCTACAAAAGTAAGGTGGGGGAAAATGTTGCGGGACTACCTCTTGCATAGGCCCAATATGTCTACCGCCTTTTTATTAATGGATGCAAAAATTGCACCGCAAGCCATTGACCTTGCATGCATCAGCTGGCTGGGTCAGCATCATATCCCTTTTGCCATTATACTTACAAAAGCGGATAAAAAACATAAAATAGTCGCCCATAAACACTACATGACCTTAACGCATACCTTGCAACAAGAATGGGCTACCATACCACCTGTCTTTATGGTCTCTGCACACAATAAACTAGGCATGGAAAACGTCCTCGGATATATCCAAGCGGTTACGCAACCTAAAGATGAATGA
- a CDS encoding glycoside hydrolase family 25 protein, with product MQIQRQAACLSYLSGRLWINTIDKLAIVALSLSCVSSNEWNMYKHSTGNVAQSNYAEGIDISHHQGAIDWQQCTPGRSGKTFVIAKATEGATYQDPNFLQNVAQMRAAGFQPGAYHFLRFGSSSPEAQMKNFVSQLSNAGLLADKASIIALDVEEHDGADYTLVQRVTEQSVRYLNDYAKVMPYIYTSTSFWNKYVAVTPDIVQKCPLWIARWREQPPLPDELPRGWRDWSIWQYDSRGPVQGITGPVDLNRMKRV from the coding sequence ATGCAAATACAAAGGCAAGCAGCCTGTTTAAGCTACCTGAGTGGTAGGCTATGGATCAATACAATAGATAAGCTGGCAATTGTTGCCCTGTCTCTATCATGTGTATCCTCTAACGAATGGAATATGTATAAGCATTCCACAGGGAACGTAGCGCAATCTAATTATGCAGAAGGCATAGATATTTCCCATCATCAAGGCGCAATAGATTGGCAGCAATGCACCCCTGGCCGCAGTGGTAAAACGTTTGTTATTGCTAAGGCAACAGAGGGTGCCACCTATCAAGATCCTAATTTCTTACAAAATGTGGCGCAGATGCGTGCGGCAGGTTTCCAGCCTGGTGCCTATCATTTTTTAAGGTTTGGCTCGAGTTCTCCTGAAGCACAAATGAAAAATTTTGTATCTCAGCTAAGCAATGCAGGGCTGTTGGCTGACAAGGCCTCTATTATCGCACTAGATGTAGAGGAACATGACGGTGCTGATTACACTTTAGTGCAGCGTGTTACAGAACAAAGTGTTCGGTATCTCAACGATTATGCCAAGGTTATGCCTTACATCTATACAAGCACATCTTTTTGGAACAAGTATGTAGCAGTAACCCCTGATATAGTTCAGAAATGTCCACTATGGATTGCTAGATGGCGTGAACAGCCACCCTTACCAGATGAGTTACCAAGGGGTTGGCGTGATTGGAGCATTTGGCAATACGATAGTAGAGGACCTGTCCAAGGTATTACGGGTCCAGTAGATCTGAATAGGATGAAGCGGGTGTGA
- a CDS encoding translocation/assembly module TamB domain-containing protein yields the protein MKKKEKYFNKIKKWCLKPLRYLLLSIAILPVAIWALLHLPVVQQQLLRSVVNYLHQATHYRITCDAFRFTWLRNIALEGITITDPRDKLLLTMHACKARLNLLSVCLLKPDIIDSVSMVGGQWYVEKNLDQDVNLVSFYSNVILPFVPETNRDLYIHKIQLQDINLSYHDQIAQQTVKVENIKLGISHFRYATNHYSGNLTTLSCETTSTIPLVLQNLSTQFSITPYNIVLKDCHLTTNHSDLQGDVTLKYAKPFGTEKNITLETILHQTALSSLELSKFTDFFKGPHTLYKLNGVISWTPHATTWKNCTLVFGDSYIESTGCYNGIDADLLVQAGRLYIHDLPKKPAHYPPQLQYVGITNARVVGNTKKATLAGSFATNIGAVQTDLIVDHLGTPRQSVTGNVTLHKVTIAAVLPSLPIQSLSGKVAIKAQGSQLHTLDAVAHLAELTTNHYSYKQIEASCRLADAMVTFKLHSKDPSAQLTVAGSYHMTQSLQADGIIEQLQLEKLGFTRTPLSLSTKFSLEIRNIVSSRPRGSVRLHQCVVQGMDQKVICKQVAIQAIENGHKDLLLLTAPLIDCSLQGTFTLRDLAHHIRYLVTRLKDPTHRLTIPARLHLDYAINCKKILPILKWFSDDLYISDATNCWGHFAYDRDYHFSFHLPSASTICFKQCRLENVKIKLNVGHLMDAKKRLIRLYIASNQQNWRQIVQTNHLSLRLLMGKNAFTLSNQLSNGHNHLSIACSGTLRDDGIQVNLLPSRLTTKEQVWAIQAESSSLITKSAIAIGNISITSGQASICLGGQLTQSATTDPLHCTIRHFPFNYFSSVGPLKAIVDSKLVVHRSKDQLIATGRLRLQDATIQDYVMGTLCTKVDWHLFEHKLSLAGILQKEGKQLLQIDGWYHLFQPTDQLAITTTFNQMDLDLLNPLFASVCSDINGKLSGQFQITGSLTAPKINGKGVIDQGRFKINYLNTCYQVSGAITVQENALQVNQLTLHDGASGHATLSGHIVIKNGFPLTLSGHMQTFHLLHTTRIHNPDFYGDLYATGTIQMEGSIYDLLLKMKVTADQGTFTIVAHDKEDMENTTKLVEIIYNKPKDQSDQLATNEDRSAIKLILDLTILPTIKTQILFGGYNHMSDSLQGQGSGAIQLEVGTNRKPYMMGNYLFQSGTYTVSVYNLIQKTFTITPNSQVNFNGYPQEGIAHIGASYKQVAAVAELYPQSNDKRPLPVEILLSAYGTLAHPHIAYQLFFPVKSMDFELNTALEECAAKALLDKTYLNKQILSLLIAKRVYNEKKIDGWDALSNSINDFLSQRIQNLVSKIDDNLEIETDLGMNQSDHQSIWKKTSIKVSYLLLSEHLKLSSTVGRNSRFINDWEISYRISTAHRMHVKLYQQPLSSARADLALFGISFAYTKQLW from the coding sequence TTGAAAAAGAAAGAAAAATATTTTAATAAAATTAAAAAGTGGTGTTTGAAGCCACTCAGGTACCTATTGCTCTCGATCGCCATACTACCAGTAGCGATATGGGCTTTATTGCATCTCCCTGTGGTACAGCAACAACTGTTGCGCAGTGTAGTCAACTATTTGCATCAAGCCACCCATTACCGCATCACATGTGATGCGTTCCGGTTCACTTGGTTGCGGAATATTGCGTTAGAGGGCATAACGATTACCGATCCTCGAGATAAGCTCCTATTGACCATGCATGCATGTAAAGCTCGGCTTAATTTATTGAGTGTATGTTTGCTAAAGCCCGATATAATTGATTCCGTTTCAATGGTAGGGGGACAATGGTATGTAGAAAAAAATCTTGACCAAGATGTGAATTTAGTTAGCTTTTATAGCAATGTTATTTTACCGTTTGTACCAGAAACAAATAGAGATCTATATATTCATAAGATTCAATTACAGGACATCAACCTATCCTACCATGATCAAATAGCGCAGCAAACGGTTAAAGTAGAAAATATAAAGCTAGGTATAAGCCATTTCCGATACGCTACGAATCATTATTCAGGTAACCTCACTACCCTTTCTTGTGAAACAACCAGTACTATACCGTTGGTATTACAAAATCTATCGACCCAATTTAGCATTACGCCTTATAATATAGTGCTCAAAGATTGTCATTTGACTACCAACCATAGCGACCTACAAGGGGATGTTACACTGAAGTACGCCAAACCATTTGGCACTGAAAAAAATATTACCTTGGAAACCATATTGCATCAAACAGCCTTATCATCGCTTGAGCTTAGTAAGTTTACAGATTTTTTTAAGGGGCCCCATACGTTATATAAGCTGAATGGTGTAATCTCCTGGACCCCTCATGCCACGACATGGAAAAACTGTACACTCGTGTTTGGCGATAGCTATATTGAAAGTACAGGTTGCTATAATGGAATAGATGCAGATCTCTTGGTACAAGCAGGTAGACTCTATATACATGACCTCCCCAAAAAGCCAGCACATTATCCGCCTCAGTTGCAATACGTCGGTATCACCAATGCCAGAGTGGTAGGTAATACCAAAAAGGCCACACTAGCTGGTTCGTTTGCTACGAATATAGGTGCGGTACAAACCGATCTAATCGTAGACCATTTAGGTACACCTAGACAAAGTGTAACGGGTAACGTAACCCTACATAAGGTAACGATAGCAGCTGTGCTGCCCTCGCTGCCGATTCAATCCCTGTCGGGAAAAGTGGCGATCAAAGCACAAGGTAGCCAACTGCATACCCTAGATGCAGTAGCCCATCTAGCAGAGCTCACAACCAACCATTATAGTTATAAGCAGATAGAGGCCTCCTGTAGGCTTGCCGATGCGATGGTAACCTTTAAGCTACATAGCAAAGATCCTAGTGCCCAACTAACCGTAGCAGGTAGTTACCATATGACTCAAAGTTTACAAGCAGATGGCATCATAGAACAACTCCAGCTAGAAAAACTTGGTTTTACCCGAACTCCCTTATCACTTAGTACGAAATTTTCACTCGAAATCAGAAATATAGTAAGTAGTCGTCCACGAGGCTCAGTTAGGTTGCACCAATGTGTCGTTCAGGGAATGGACCAGAAAGTGATCTGTAAACAAGTGGCCATACAGGCTATAGAAAATGGACACAAAGATCTATTGCTCCTCACCGCTCCATTGATAGACTGTAGCCTACAAGGGACCTTTACACTGCGTGACTTAGCCCATCATATCAGGTATCTCGTCACACGACTTAAAGATCCAACGCATCGCCTGACGATACCTGCTAGGTTGCATCTAGACTACGCCATCAACTGCAAAAAGATATTGCCAATACTAAAATGGTTTTCGGATGATTTATACATATCCGATGCGACAAACTGTTGGGGTCATTTTGCCTATGATAGAGACTATCATTTCTCTTTCCATTTACCTTCCGCATCCACCATCTGTTTTAAACAGTGTAGATTGGAAAATGTAAAAATAAAATTGAATGTAGGTCATCTGATGGATGCTAAAAAGCGGTTGATCCGGTTATATATTGCTTCAAACCAGCAAAATTGGCGACAAATCGTACAAACAAATCATCTCTCCCTTCGTTTGCTTATGGGCAAAAATGCATTTACCCTATCCAATCAGTTATCCAATGGCCACAACCACCTATCTATTGCCTGCTCCGGAACCCTCAGAGATGATGGCATACAAGTTAACCTACTCCCTTCTAGGTTAACGACTAAGGAGCAAGTATGGGCTATACAAGCAGAAAGCAGCAGTTTGATTACTAAATCCGCCATAGCCATTGGAAATATATCTATAACGAGTGGCCAAGCATCCATTTGTCTAGGGGGACAACTTACCCAATCGGCCACAACAGATCCCTTACACTGCACCATACGCCACTTTCCATTTAACTATTTTTCATCCGTAGGGCCGCTGAAAGCTATAGTAGACAGCAAGCTCGTAGTCCATCGTAGCAAAGATCAGCTCATAGCCACGGGTAGACTACGGCTACAAGATGCCACGATTCAAGATTATGTGATGGGCACTTTATGCACAAAAGTAGATTGGCACTTATTCGAGCATAAATTATCCCTAGCAGGTATACTTCAAAAAGAGGGTAAGCAATTGCTACAGATAGATGGTTGGTATCATCTCTTCCAACCCACTGATCAGCTAGCCATCACTACTACATTCAACCAAATGGATCTCGACCTATTGAATCCTTTGTTTGCATCTGTCTGTTCAGATATAAATGGAAAATTAAGCGGACAGTTTCAAATAACAGGTAGCCTCACGGCACCTAAGATAAATGGTAAGGGCGTCATAGATCAAGGTAGATTTAAAATTAACTATTTGAACACCTGTTATCAAGTGTCTGGAGCCATTACAGTCCAGGAGAATGCCTTACAGGTTAACCAACTTACGCTGCATGATGGCGCATCAGGTCATGCTACCCTATCTGGCCATATAGTAATAAAAAATGGATTTCCATTGACCCTTTCAGGTCATATGCAAACTTTTCATCTGTTACATACCACGCGCATACATAATCCTGACTTCTATGGAGACCTATATGCCACTGGAACGATACAAATGGAAGGTTCTATCTATGATTTACTCCTTAAAATGAAAGTCACAGCCGATCAAGGGACCTTTACCATTGTTGCACACGATAAAGAAGACATGGAGAATACCACAAAGTTGGTAGAGATTATCTATAATAAGCCTAAAGATCAGTCAGATCAATTGGCTACAAACGAAGATAGGTCAGCCATTAAACTCATCCTTGACCTAACCATACTGCCTACTATAAAGACCCAGATATTATTTGGCGGGTATAACCATATGAGCGATAGTTTACAAGGCCAAGGTTCCGGAGCCATTCAACTAGAAGTAGGTACCAATCGCAAGCCTTATATGATGGGCAATTACCTCTTTCAAAGTGGCACGTATACGGTTTCTGTTTATAATCTCATTCAAAAAACATTTACGATTACACCTAATAGTCAAGTTAACTTTAACGGCTATCCCCAAGAAGGGATCGCTCATATTGGCGCATCTTACAAACAGGTTGCCGCTGTAGCAGAGCTTTATCCCCAAAGTAATGATAAGCGACCCCTTCCAGTAGAGATTCTGCTTTCTGCATATGGCACACTAGCCCATCCACATATTGCTTATCAGCTTTTCTTCCCAGTAAAAAGTATGGATTTTGAACTCAATACTGCGTTAGAGGAGTGTGCCGCAAAGGCTTTATTAGATAAAACCTATCTCAATAAGCAGATTTTAAGTCTGTTAATAGCCAAAAGGGTCTATAATGAGAAAAAAATAGATGGCTGGGATGCATTAAGCAATAGTATCAATGATTTCCTTTCTCAAAGAATACAAAATTTAGTATCTAAGATTGACGATAATCTAGAAATAGAAACTGATTTAGGCATGAATCAATCGGATCATCAAAGTATATGGAAAAAAACCAGTATTAAAGTAAGTTATCTGTTGTTATCAGAGCACCTTAAGCTTTCAAGTACAGTTGGGAGGAATTCTCGTTTCATTAATGATTGGGAAATTTCCTATCGCATTTCAACAGCCCACCGTATGCATGTTAAACTGTATCAACAACCCTTAAGTAGTGCGCGGGCTGATCTGGCGCTTTTTGGTATTAGCTTTGCTTATACGAAGCAGCTTTGGTAA
- the lepA gene encoding translation elongation factor 4, giving the protein MKNIRNFCIIAHIDHGKSTLADRLLEATKTVGIREQKNQVLDNMDLERERGITIKSHAIQMEYIYDGQPYLLNLIDTPGHVDFTYEVSRSIAACEGALLVVDAAQGVEAQTISNLYLALEQNLTIIPVLNKIDLPGAMPEEVKDQIVELIGCDRADIIAASAKQGIGIDAILEAVVHRIPAPKGDQQAPLQAMIFDSLYNTFRGVEVYFRLFNGTIKTGDQIKCISTDADYKVEEVGILKLQQIPKPFLTAGHVGYMIAGIKNASEVKVGDTVTHVDKAGRSVGTMIKGFEEVKPMVFAGIYPVDTTEYEALRDAMEKLKLNDAALIWEPESSAALGFGFRCGFLGMLHMEIIQERLEKEFNITIITTVPSVQFHVIDQKGRLIDVQAPADMPDPNTIDRIEEPLIKAQIITKAEFVGGIIKLCMDRRGIFKNQVYLTADRVELSFELPLAEVVFDFFDTLKTISRGYASLDYELSKFAAADLVKLDILLHNEKVDALSAIVHRSNAYERGRVLCKKLKEIIPRHMFEVSIQAAIGTKIIARETVKSLRKNVIAKCYGGDISRKRKLLEKQKKGKKRMRQVGSVEIPQEAFMAVLKLDD; this is encoded by the coding sequence ATGAAAAATATTCGAAATTTTTGCATCATTGCACACATTGACCATGGCAAAAGCACCTTGGCAGATCGTTTACTAGAAGCAACCAAAACAGTGGGGATACGGGAGCAAAAAAATCAAGTACTGGATAATATGGACTTAGAGCGTGAACGTGGCATCACAATTAAAAGTCATGCGATCCAAATGGAATATATATACGATGGTCAACCCTACTTACTAAACTTAATTGATACACCTGGGCATGTAGACTTTACCTATGAAGTATCCCGCTCTATTGCTGCGTGCGAGGGGGCACTCTTGGTAGTTGATGCGGCACAGGGGGTGGAAGCACAAACCATTTCTAATCTATATCTGGCCTTAGAGCAAAATCTAACCATTATCCCTGTATTAAATAAGATTGATTTGCCAGGGGCCATGCCAGAGGAGGTAAAAGACCAAATCGTAGAACTCATAGGGTGCGATCGAGCCGATATTATTGCTGCAAGCGCTAAACAGGGTATAGGTATTGATGCGATACTCGAAGCTGTAGTGCACCGTATACCTGCTCCTAAAGGGGATCAACAAGCGCCACTGCAAGCGATGATTTTTGATTCGCTATACAATACTTTTCGTGGGGTAGAGGTCTATTTTCGCCTTTTTAATGGAACCATTAAAACAGGGGATCAAATTAAATGCATCAGTACAGATGCAGATTATAAAGTGGAAGAGGTGGGGATATTAAAATTGCAACAAATACCTAAGCCATTTTTAACAGCAGGCCATGTGGGCTATATGATTGCTGGCATTAAAAATGCAAGCGAGGTAAAGGTAGGCGATACAGTTACCCATGTAGATAAAGCAGGCCGTTCGGTAGGCACAATGATTAAGGGATTTGAAGAGGTAAAGCCTATGGTTTTTGCCGGAATCTATCCAGTAGATACAACTGAATACGAAGCATTACGGGATGCTATGGAAAAGTTAAAGTTAAATGATGCTGCATTGATTTGGGAGCCAGAAAGTTCTGCTGCTTTGGGTTTTGGCTTCCGATGTGGTTTCTTAGGCATGCTCCATATGGAGATTATCCAGGAACGACTGGAAAAAGAATTTAATATCACCATTATCACTACCGTACCGTCGGTACAGTTTCATGTAATAGACCAAAAAGGTCGCCTCATAGATGTGCAAGCGCCTGCAGATATGCCTGACCCTAATACCATTGATCGCATTGAAGAACCGCTTATAAAGGCACAAATTATCACAAAGGCAGAATTTGTGGGGGGTATTATAAAACTTTGTATGGATCGAAGAGGGATTTTCAAAAATCAAGTTTACCTGACAGCTGATCGTGTAGAGCTTTCTTTTGAACTACCTCTAGCAGAAGTGGTCTTCGACTTTTTTGATACACTTAAAACCATTTCACGCGGCTATGCTTCTTTAGATTATGAACTATCTAAGTTTGCTGCTGCAGATCTAGTAAAATTAGATATCTTATTACACAACGAAAAGGTAGATGCCCTTTCGGCTATTGTACATAGATCAAATGCTTATGAACGGGGTAGGGTTTTATGTAAAAAGCTGAAGGAAATTATTCCTAGACATATGTTTGAAGTAAGTATTCAAGCAGCTATTGGTACGAAAATTATTGCTAGAGAAACGGTGAAGTCATTACGAAAAAATGTGATTGCCAAGTGCTATGGTGGTGATATCTCACGAAAAAGGAAACTTTTAGAAAAACAAAAAAAAGGTAAAAAACGCATGCGACAAGTGGGTTCAGTAGAAATTCCACAAGAGGCTTTTATGGCGGTGTTAAAGTTGGATGACTAA
- a CDS encoding alpha/beta hydrolase: MLNGSIHGYSIDDAPTFSVYNNNKSIMSNLIHPEADSKVLPAKKLVVLLHGVGSNGHDLIKLVPYIQDDLPDCHFMAPHGIEPYDMASHGRQWFSLEDRTPYVMQRLLGSNVASIAAIIKQKQMALHLANKDTIVIGFSQGAMMGIYLTLIQPEPFLCTIGFSGLLVAPSQCINTTTPICLVHGVSDSVITVEAIDHAIDYLSDHKIPCSAHKLADLAHSIDHRGLAIAVDFIKNRGLKP; the protein is encoded by the coding sequence ATGCTGAATGGCTCCATCCATGGTTATAGCATAGATGATGCACCAACCTTTTCGGTTTACAATAATAACAAATCAATAATGAGTAATTTAATACATCCTGAAGCAGATAGTAAAGTACTACCAGCAAAAAAATTAGTAGTATTATTGCACGGTGTCGGTTCTAATGGCCATGATTTAATCAAATTGGTACCATATATCCAAGATGATTTACCAGATTGCCATTTCATGGCCCCACATGGCATAGAACCCTATGATATGGCCTCCCATGGGCGGCAATGGTTCAGCCTAGAAGATCGCACACCCTATGTGATGCAAAGGTTATTGGGAAGCAATGTAGCATCAATAGCAGCTATTATTAAGCAAAAACAAATGGCGCTACACCTTGCCAATAAAGATACCATTGTGATCGGGTTTTCACAGGGAGCCATGATGGGTATCTATCTAACCCTTATACAGCCGGAACCTTTCTTATGCACCATAGGATTTTCTGGGTTGTTGGTAGCCCCTTCGCAATGCATCAATACCACTACACCTATTTGTTTGGTTCATGGCGTATCAGATAGCGTAATAACCGTAGAGGCGATAGATCATGCCATAGATTATTTATCTGACCATAAGATACCATGTAGCGCACATAAGTTAGCAGACCTTGCACATTCTATAGACCATAGAGGGTTAGCCATTGCGGTTGATTTTATAAAAAATAGAGGGCTCAAGCCATAA
- the nth gene encoding endonuclease III has product MEKPIVDTIFEILSHKNQNPTTELVYKNAFTLLVAVILSAQATDVSVNIATKPLFEWCDTPEQMVCLGEEGLKKYIKSIGLFNHKAKHIIALSKQLINQYNSCVPNSFEALLQLPGVGRKTANVLLNCLFNQPTIAVDTHVFRVSKRIGLAKGTTPEKVESELLKIINPKWHNHAHHWLILHGRYICKARKPNCTVCPIQAYCAYYQEGGKA; this is encoded by the coding sequence ATGGAAAAACCAATAGTTGATACAATTTTTGAGATTTTAAGCCATAAAAATCAAAACCCTACCACAGAACTAGTCTATAAAAATGCATTTACCCTATTGGTAGCGGTCATATTATCTGCACAAGCTACGGATGTATCGGTAAATATAGCCACAAAACCTTTATTTGAATGGTGTGATACACCAGAGCAAATGGTATGCCTTGGAGAGGAAGGATTGAAAAAATATATCAAATCTATTGGCTTGTTTAACCATAAAGCCAAACATATTATTGCCTTATCAAAACAATTGATCAACCAGTATAATAGTTGTGTGCCCAACAGCTTTGAGGCACTTTTGCAATTACCTGGCGTAGGCAGAAAAACAGCCAACGTACTATTGAATTGTTTGTTTAACCAGCCCACTATTGCGGTGGATACCCATGTATTTAGGGTGTCCAAAAGGATTGGTTTAGCAAAGGGTACTACACCAGAAAAAGTAGAAAGCGAACTATTAAAGATCATAAATCCAAAATGGCACAACCATGCCCATCATTGGCTTATACTACATGGTAGGTATATTTGCAAAGCACGCAAACCCAACTGTACCGTTTGCCCTATTCAAGCATATTGCGCCTACTATCAAGAAGGTGGCAAAGCGTAG
- a CDS encoding MFS transporter, whose product MKIKHIIPIYMVLNGLGTIVPTILVLGFSITLFEQDSSGVSAAYLEPASLLGIGFAGLIGGFFFKRFSSYTIGIGALLCAIAILFILSVYNDVNLRVCTLTLWALACIMSIEHSNGLAFMSRQIGAHDKPFFFSTFQIFLQFFNVLAPIVAKNLLAIMGLKMLLLLCSGIYIFRIIPWQLLRDLGAKEMAVQPSGMLTGFKEIVQNPGLLRITTFRLVSYIATIAYTVSLPILVARMANDNSEINAQLHSYSISLMHLGFIVSGIFGSWILKRRPKCIICFFNISPICIVVASIIAFYVRQPGYLQATALLYGMGLYLFRTAIAIIGQALTQKDKLAHVILVGDAVVKSFAYCIGALVPFWIVLPPVWGIAPPFVGFVLCSLLSLGMIKPITKIYLASLCKRK is encoded by the coding sequence ATGAAAATAAAACACATTATTCCTATTTATATGGTCTTAAATGGCCTGGGTACAATAGTACCTACTATTTTAGTACTTGGTTTTTCAATCACTTTGTTTGAACAAGATAGCAGTGGTGTTTCTGCAGCTTATTTGGAACCAGCTAGTTTGTTAGGAATTGGCTTTGCTGGTTTAATTGGCGGGTTTTTTTTCAAACGTTTTTCTTCCTATACCATAGGAATAGGTGCACTCTTATGTGCAATTGCTATCTTGTTCATCTTGTCGGTATATAATGATGTGAATCTACGCGTTTGTACCCTCACATTATGGGCCCTTGCTTGCATTATGAGTATTGAACATTCCAATGGTCTTGCTTTTATGAGTAGGCAAATAGGGGCGCATGATAAGCCTTTCTTTTTTTCCACTTTTCAAATTTTTTTGCAGTTTTTTAATGTGTTGGCACCTATAGTAGCCAAAAACTTACTGGCCATTATGGGATTGAAAATGCTTCTGTTACTTTGTAGTGGTATCTACATTTTTCGTATCATACCCTGGCAATTGCTCCGAGACCTTGGTGCAAAAGAAATGGCGGTACAGCCATCTGGTATGTTGACAGGCTTTAAGGAAATCGTTCAAAACCCTGGCCTATTACGTATCACGACCTTTCGTCTGGTGAGCTATATTGCAACGATAGCCTATACGGTCAGTCTGCCCATTCTGGTTGCCAGAATGGCTAACGACAATAGCGAAATCAATGCACAATTGCATAGCTATAGCATCAGTTTGATGCACCTAGGCTTTATTGTAAGTGGCATATTTGGTTCATGGATCTTAAAAAGAAGACCTAAGTGTATTATTTGTTTTTTTAATATTAGTCCTATTTGTATCGTAGTAGCTTCGATTATCGCTTTTTATGTGCGGCAGCCAGGTTATCTTCAGGCAACGGCATTATTGTATGGCATGGGACTCTATTTATTCAGAACGGCTATTGCGATTATAGGGCAAGCTTTAACGCAAAAAGACAAACTCGCCCATGTTATTTTAGTGGGGGATGCAGTGGTGAAATCTTTTGCTTATTGCATTGGTGCTTTGGTACCATTTTGGATTGTGCTTCCGCCTGTATGGGGTATAGCCCCTCCGTTTGTAGGGTTTGTCTTATGCTCTTTGCTTTCATTGGGTATGATCAAACCGATCACTAAAATATATTTGGCATCTTTGTGCAAAAGAAAATAA